A region of Streptomyces halobius DNA encodes the following proteins:
- a CDS encoding ABC transporter ATP-binding protein: protein MNRDEPSGPILRAAGLVKTHRPEGAAPVHAVRGVDLSIERGEFVAVTGPSGAGKSTLLHLLGGLGRPDSGAIWLDGRRVDSCSEARWAVLRRNHIGIVFQFFNLVSNLSVADNVELPALLAGSSPRKARAHRVELLEELGLTGKENSTPGELSGGEQQRVALARALVNAPSLLLADEPAGSLDSKGTREVLRLLTRFHQRGQTILLVTHDARMASAADRVISFFDGQVADDARLDGGRTRPEAGVADVLKLKG, encoded by the coding sequence ATGAACCGGGACGAGCCGTCCGGCCCGATACTGCGGGCAGCCGGCCTGGTCAAGACCCACCGGCCGGAAGGTGCCGCGCCGGTCCACGCGGTGCGCGGTGTCGACCTGAGTATCGAGCGTGGCGAGTTCGTGGCCGTCACCGGGCCCTCCGGAGCGGGCAAATCCACCCTGCTGCACCTGCTCGGCGGCCTCGGCCGGCCCGACAGCGGTGCCATCTGGCTCGACGGCCGCCGGGTCGACTCCTGCAGCGAGGCACGCTGGGCCGTGCTGCGCCGCAACCACATCGGCATCGTCTTCCAGTTCTTCAACCTGGTCTCCAACCTCAGCGTCGCCGACAATGTCGAGCTGCCCGCGCTGCTGGCCGGCAGCTCGCCGCGGAAGGCCCGCGCGCACCGCGTCGAACTGCTCGAAGAGCTGGGCCTGACGGGCAAGGAGAACAGCACGCCGGGCGAGCTGTCCGGCGGCGAACAGCAGCGTGTCGCGCTGGCCCGCGCGCTGGTCAACGCCCCCAGCCTGCTGCTCGCCGACGAACCCGCGGGCAGCCTGGACAGCAAGGGCACCCGGGAGGTGCTGCGCCTGCTCACCCGGTTCCACCAGCGCGGCCAGACGATCTTGCTGGTCACCCATGACGCGCGCATGGCCAGCGCCGCGGACCGGGTGATCAGCTTCTTCGACGGCCAGGTGGCCGACGACGCGCGCCTCGACGGCGGCCGGACCCGCCCCGAGGCCGGTGTGGCCGACGTCCTCAAGCTCAAGGGCTGA
- a CDS encoding PadR family transcriptional regulator, whose translation MRLALLALLVGGPAHGYELKQALENLLGAAYPQPNVGQIYVTLGRLEKAGLIEGEDVEQADRPNKRIYRITAAGRETVDAWFEETTAEPRVRDEFFMKLALAPRTGIADQITLINKQRRHYLNTMRDLSKLAAVEDRDNRVAQLLIEGAMLHLQADLDWLERCQEELE comes from the coding sequence GTGCGGCTGGCACTCCTGGCGCTGTTGGTCGGCGGACCCGCCCATGGCTACGAACTCAAGCAGGCCCTTGAGAACCTCCTGGGAGCCGCATACCCTCAGCCGAACGTCGGCCAGATCTACGTCACCCTCGGCAGGCTGGAGAAGGCGGGCCTGATCGAGGGAGAGGACGTCGAGCAGGCCGACCGCCCGAACAAGCGCATCTACCGGATCACCGCGGCGGGACGCGAGACGGTGGACGCGTGGTTCGAGGAGACCACCGCCGAGCCGCGGGTGCGCGACGAGTTCTTCATGAAGCTCGCGCTCGCCCCGCGCACCGGCATCGCCGACCAGATCACCCTGATCAACAAGCAGCGACGGCACTACCTCAACACCATGCGCGATCTGTCGAAGCTCGCCGCGGTCGAGGACCGGGACAACCGGGTGGCGCAGCTGCTGATCGAGGGCGCCATGCTGCATCTCCAGGCGGATCTGGACTGGCTGGAGCGCTGTCAGGAGGAATTGGAATGA
- a CDS encoding ABC transporter substrate-binding protein, with translation MRWKRAAGRLLLVCSLLFAGQAGAQAGEPTLDTDRRGPLTLVTGGDLTGYLRGVLDGWNKRHPGEKVTLVELPDAADEVRAQMVTELRSGSDRFDVLNIDVAWTSEFAAAGWITPMDGGQFPLDRFLPPVVDTATFRGQLYAIPYITNAGLLYYRKDILDREGARPPRTWAELKHLAKTVAPKYGLDGYAGQFLPYEGLTANVGEAVQSAGGSVLAGEGTRVTVNSPAARRGLSFLLDGVREGWIPQRALAFKEEESRKAFEDGRLLFLRNWPYTYTLANAESSKVAGKFGAVPLPGPDGPGSSVLGGSNLAVNTHSRHQKSAADLISYLTSEPVQREVLTKGALPPVWADLYGEPQLVRRFPYLPTLKRSVLTARPRLKSPRYDQVSLAIQAVVHDALTHRRSTDATVARLTRELRAIVARG, from the coding sequence ATGCGGTGGAAGCGTGCCGCGGGTCGCCTCCTGCTCGTCTGCTCGCTGCTGTTCGCGGGCCAGGCGGGTGCACAGGCCGGTGAGCCTACCCTCGACACGGACAGGCGGGGCCCGCTCACCCTGGTGACGGGCGGCGATCTCACCGGCTATCTGCGCGGGGTCCTGGACGGCTGGAACAAGCGGCACCCCGGCGAGAAGGTGACGCTGGTCGAGCTGCCGGACGCCGCCGACGAGGTGCGCGCCCAGATGGTCACCGAGCTGCGCTCCGGCAGCGACCGCTTCGATGTGCTGAACATCGACGTGGCGTGGACATCGGAGTTCGCGGCCGCGGGATGGATCACTCCGATGGACGGCGGGCAGTTCCCGCTGGACCGTTTCCTGCCTCCGGTGGTCGACACCGCCACCTTCCGGGGGCAGCTCTACGCCATCCCGTATATCACCAATGCCGGACTTCTCTACTACCGCAAGGACATTCTCGACCGCGAGGGCGCGCGACCGCCGCGCACCTGGGCCGAGTTGAAGCACCTGGCGAAAACGGTCGCGCCCAAGTACGGGCTGGACGGTTACGCGGGCCAGTTCCTGCCGTACGAGGGGCTGACCGCCAATGTCGGCGAGGCCGTGCAGTCCGCGGGTGGCTCGGTGCTCGCGGGTGAGGGCACACGCGTCACGGTGAACTCCCCTGCGGCTCGCCGGGGCCTGTCCTTCCTGCTCGACGGAGTGCGCGAGGGGTGGATCCCCCAGCGGGCGCTGGCCTTCAAGGAGGAGGAGTCCCGCAAAGCCTTCGAGGACGGCCGGCTGCTGTTCCTCCGGAACTGGCCGTACACGTACACGCTGGCCAACGCGGAATCCTCGAAGGTGGCGGGAAAGTTCGGCGCGGTGCCGTTGCCGGGACCGGACGGACCGGGTTCCAGCGTGCTCGGCGGCTCCAATCTGGCGGTCAACACACACTCGCGGCACCAGAAGTCGGCCGCCGACCTGATCTCCTATCTGACGAGTGAGCCGGTCCAGCGCGAGGTACTCACCAAGGGGGCGCTGCCGCCGGTGTGGGCGGATCTGTACGGGGAGCCGCAGTTGGTGCGGCGCTTCCCGTACCTCCCGACGCTGAAGCGGAGCGTGCTGACGGCCCGGCCCCGCCTCAAGAGCCCGCGGTACGACCAGGTGAGCCTGGCGATCCAGGCCGTTGTCCATGACGCGCTCACCCACCGTCGGAGCACGGACGCGACCGTCGCGCGCCTGACGCGGGAGCTCCGGGCCATCGTCGCCCGCGGCTGA
- a CDS encoding glycoside hydrolase family 13 protein, with protein MLIATAGDGHPADPAPSASLPRPTSPDAVSQKAAVSPATEGVSHGTAQRWWRDAVIYQVYVRSFLDSTGDGIGDLAGVRAGLPYLRRLGVDGVWLSPFYPSPQHDHGYDVADYRDVDPVYGDLAEFDHLVADAHRLGLKVLLDIVPNHCSNAHPWFRAALEDVPGGPSRALFHFADGRGPHGELPPNNWRAMFGGPAWSRVEEADGTDGQWYLHMFTPEQPDLNWRNPAVAADFDKVLRFWLDRGVDGFRIDVAAGLFKHPQLPDSPDPSADERTRDSVNPLAWNQPEVHQVWRDWRALCEEYTARDGRDRLLVGEVSVRTPGEQAAYVRPDELHQAFFFHLLTARWDVDTFRTVISEALTDIADTGSTVTWVLNNHDQVRTVTRYAAEPGGEPGELGPARARAAALLMLALPGAAYIYQGEELGLPEVVDLPDEVLTDPIFHRTGSRQHIRDGCRVPLPWTGDAAPFGFTRGTDAAPPWLPQPAWFAAHATDRALADTRSFWHLYREGLQLRRSLPQLGEGTLRWLESPPQVLAFVRGDGLVCAVNFGTEAAPAPVPGSPLLASGDCPAGTLPGSTAAWWTHTPDPDLR; from the coding sequence ATGCTCATCGCCACCGCAGGAGACGGCCACCCGGCCGACCCCGCGCCCTCCGCGTCACTCCCCCGCCCGACGTCCCCCGACGCGGTCTCCCAGAAAGCCGCGGTCTCGCCCGCCACTGAAGGCGTGTCACACGGCACGGCACAGCGCTGGTGGCGCGACGCGGTCATCTATCAGGTGTACGTCCGCAGCTTTCTGGACAGCACCGGCGACGGCATCGGCGATCTGGCCGGAGTGCGCGCCGGGCTCCCGTACCTCCGCAGGCTCGGCGTGGACGGCGTCTGGCTCAGCCCCTTCTACCCCTCCCCGCAGCACGACCACGGCTACGACGTCGCCGACTACCGGGACGTGGACCCCGTCTACGGCGATCTCGCCGAATTCGACCACCTGGTGGCCGACGCGCACCGGCTGGGCCTGAAGGTGCTCCTCGACATCGTGCCCAACCACTGCTCCAACGCCCACCCGTGGTTCCGCGCCGCCCTGGAGGACGTGCCGGGCGGCCCGTCACGGGCGCTGTTCCACTTCGCCGACGGGCGCGGACCGCACGGTGAGCTGCCGCCCAACAACTGGCGGGCCATGTTCGGCGGCCCCGCATGGTCCCGGGTCGAGGAAGCGGACGGCACGGACGGCCAGTGGTACCTCCACATGTTCACGCCCGAGCAGCCCGACCTGAACTGGCGGAACCCCGCCGTGGCCGCCGACTTCGACAAGGTGCTGCGCTTCTGGCTGGACCGCGGCGTCGACGGCTTCCGCATAGATGTCGCCGCCGGGCTGTTCAAGCACCCCCAACTCCCCGACTCCCCCGACCCGTCGGCCGACGAGCGGACCCGCGACTCGGTCAACCCGCTGGCCTGGAACCAGCCCGAGGTGCACCAGGTGTGGCGCGACTGGCGCGCGCTGTGCGAGGAGTACACGGCCCGGGACGGCCGCGACCGGCTGCTGGTCGGCGAGGTCTCCGTACGGACACCGGGCGAACAGGCCGCCTACGTCCGGCCCGACGAGCTGCACCAGGCGTTCTTCTTCCATCTGCTGACCGCCCGCTGGGACGTCGACACCTTCCGCACGGTCATCTCCGAGGCGCTGACCGACATCGCGGACACCGGCTCCACCGTCACCTGGGTGCTCAACAACCACGACCAGGTCAGGACCGTCACCCGGTACGCGGCCGAACCCGGAGGGGAACCGGGCGAACTGGGCCCGGCGCGCGCCCGCGCCGCCGCGCTGCTGATGCTGGCGCTCCCCGGCGCCGCGTACATCTACCAGGGCGAAGAACTGGGCCTGCCCGAGGTCGTCGACCTGCCGGACGAGGTCCTCACCGACCCGATCTTCCACCGTACGGGCAGCCGGCAGCACATCCGCGACGGCTGCCGGGTGCCGCTGCCCTGGACCGGGGACGCCGCCCCGTTCGGCTTCACCAGGGGTACCGACGCGGCGCCGCCCTGGCTGCCCCAGCCCGCGTGGTTCGCCGCACACGCCACGGACCGGGCGCTGGCCGACACCCGGTCGTTCTGGCACCTGTACCGCGAGGGTCTGCAGCTGCGCCGCAGCCTCCCGCAGCTCGGCGAGGGCACGCTGCGCTGGCTGGAGTCCCCGCCCCAGGTGCTGGCGTTCGTCCGCGGCGACGGACTGGTCTGCGCCGTCAACTTCGGAACCGAAGCGGCGCCCGCCCCCGTGCCCGGCAGCCCGCTGCTCGCGAGCGGCGACTGCCCGGCCGGCACGCTCCCCGGCTCCACCGCCGCCTGGTGGACGCACACCCCCGACCCCGACCTCCGATAG
- a CDS encoding ABC transporter substrate-binding protein, with protein MRHTTPRRNSHTRTAISGAAVLGLALTATACGGGVSAGGGEQKLSGQTLTVAGVWTGVEQANFQKVLDAFSARTGAKVTFSSTGDNVSTVVGSQIEGGNAPDVVMVPQVGVLQQFAEKGWLAPLSAKVGANAKANFAKVWKDYGTVDKSYYGLYFKASHKSTVWYSPEAFEQAGVKPAKTYKDMLKAGRTLSESGVPAFSVAGEAGWPLTDWFENIYLSQAGQDNYDKLAAHQIPWTHPTVVKTLTTLGELFGDKNLVSGGGAGALRTDFPESVQQVFGPEPQAAMVYEGDFVSALITEELHKEVGTDARFFPFPAVDDGEAPVVSGGDAAVVLKAGKNKKAAMELVEYLSTPDAAAIWAKAGGFISPNKNVPADAYHDAITRSAARSLTDAGNSVRFDMSDQAPAAFGGTQGAGEWKLLQDFLRDPSDPKGTAAKLEAAAAKAFRN; from the coding sequence GTGAGACACACCACACCACGACGCAACAGCCACACCAGAACCGCCATATCCGGCGCGGCCGTGCTCGGCCTGGCGCTCACCGCGACCGCATGCGGCGGCGGAGTCTCCGCCGGGGGCGGCGAGCAGAAGCTCAGCGGCCAGACGCTGACCGTCGCCGGCGTCTGGACCGGCGTGGAACAGGCCAATTTCCAGAAGGTCCTGGACGCGTTCTCCGCGAGGACCGGCGCGAAGGTCACCTTCTCCTCCACCGGCGACAATGTCTCGACCGTCGTCGGCAGCCAGATCGAGGGCGGCAACGCCCCCGACGTGGTGATGGTGCCTCAGGTCGGCGTGCTCCAGCAGTTCGCCGAGAAGGGCTGGCTCGCGCCCCTGTCGGCGAAGGTCGGCGCCAACGCGAAGGCCAACTTCGCGAAGGTGTGGAAGGACTACGGCACGGTCGACAAGTCCTACTACGGCCTCTACTTCAAGGCGTCCCACAAGTCGACGGTCTGGTACAGCCCGGAGGCGTTCGAGCAGGCCGGCGTCAAGCCCGCGAAGACGTACAAGGACATGCTGAAGGCGGGCCGTACGCTCTCCGAATCGGGCGTACCGGCGTTCTCCGTCGCGGGCGAGGCCGGCTGGCCGCTCACCGACTGGTTCGAGAACATCTACCTCTCCCAGGCGGGACAGGACAACTACGACAAGCTCGCCGCCCATCAGATCCCGTGGACGCACCCCACCGTCGTCAAGACGCTCACCACGCTCGGCGAGCTGTTCGGCGACAAGAACCTGGTGTCCGGCGGCGGGGCGGGGGCGCTGCGCACCGACTTCCCCGAGTCCGTCCAGCAGGTCTTCGGTCCGGAGCCGCAGGCGGCCATGGTCTACGAGGGGGACTTCGTCAGCGCCCTGATCACCGAGGAGCTCCACAAGGAGGTCGGCACGGACGCCAGGTTCTTCCCCTTCCCCGCGGTCGACGACGGCGAGGCGCCGGTGGTCAGCGGCGGTGACGCGGCCGTGGTGCTCAAGGCCGGGAAGAACAAGAAGGCCGCGATGGAGCTGGTGGAGTATCTGTCCACGCCCGACGCGGCCGCCATCTGGGCCAAGGCCGGCGGCTTCATCTCGCCCAACAAGAACGTGCCCGCCGACGCCTACCACGACGCGATCACCCGCAGCGCGGCCAGGTCCCTGACCGACGCCGGGAATTCCGTGCGGTTCGACATGTCCGACCAGGCCCCGGCGGCCTTCGGCGGCACCCAGGGCGCCGGTGAGTGGAAGCTGCTGCAGGACTTCCTGCGCGACCCCTCCGACCCCAAGGGCACGGCCGCCAAGCTGGAGGCCGCCGCGGCCAAGGCGTTTCGGAACTAA
- a CDS encoding ABC transporter permease subunit, with protein sequence MPVTTSEVPPATTGGTPATPPPPAPGTRGAAPRRRAVRRRRLIAAVFVFPALLLLGALVAYPIGFSVVRSLYDASGSTFVGAGNYHEIFQDPATLRALRNSAVWVVFAPALLTGLGLVLAVLTEKIRWKTAFKVLMFMPMAISFLAAGIIFRLAYEQDPQRGVLNAVAVGIHDGFRGDTTSYPTAKARIGDKQLVKGEDGGYRTAGPAEPGSIVNLGLVGVPPKELPKDAKPAAEAAEKPAASGALRGVVYVDFTPGGGGEPGVVDRTERGLPKLTVEAVDAHGEVAAEATTGPDGSYHLTGLPAGSYTVQLPAEDFAPPYEGISWLGPALITPAIIGAYMWIWTGFALVLIGAGLSAMPRDVLEAARMDGANEWQVFRKITVPLLGPVLGVVFVTMVINVMKVFDLVYIIAPGPVQQDANVLALQMWLVSFGGGNNQGLGSALGVLLLLLVVPAMAFNVRRFRRSQS encoded by the coding sequence ATGCCTGTCACCACATCTGAGGTGCCGCCCGCCACGACGGGCGGCACCCCGGCCACCCCGCCGCCCCCCGCACCCGGCACACGCGGCGCCGCTCCCCGGCGGCGCGCCGTCCGCCGGCGTCGTCTCATCGCCGCGGTATTCGTCTTCCCCGCGCTGTTGCTGCTGGGCGCGCTGGTCGCGTACCCCATCGGGTTCTCGGTCGTCCGCAGCCTGTACGACGCCTCGGGCAGCACCTTTGTCGGAGCCGGCAACTACCACGAGATATTCCAGGACCCGGCGACGCTCCGGGCCCTCCGGAACAGCGCCGTCTGGGTCGTCTTCGCCCCGGCGCTGCTGACCGGACTCGGCCTGGTCCTCGCCGTGCTGACGGAGAAGATCCGCTGGAAGACGGCGTTCAAGGTGCTGATGTTCATGCCGATGGCGATCTCCTTCCTCGCCGCCGGCATCATCTTCCGCCTGGCCTACGAGCAGGACCCGCAGCGCGGTGTGCTCAACGCCGTCGCCGTCGGGATCCACGACGGCTTCCGGGGCGACACCACCTCCTACCCGACCGCCAAGGCCCGTATCGGCGACAAACAGCTGGTCAAGGGCGAGGACGGCGGCTACCGCACGGCCGGCCCGGCCGAGCCGGGCAGCATCGTCAACCTCGGTCTGGTCGGCGTCCCGCCCAAGGAGCTGCCCAAGGACGCGAAGCCCGCGGCGGAGGCGGCCGAAAAGCCCGCCGCGAGCGGCGCGTTGCGCGGCGTGGTCTATGTCGACTTCACCCCCGGAGGCGGCGGCGAGCCCGGTGTCGTGGACCGTACGGAGCGGGGGCTGCCCAAGCTCACGGTCGAGGCGGTCGACGCACACGGCGAGGTGGCGGCCGAGGCCACCACCGGACCGGACGGTTCCTACCACCTGACCGGCCTGCCCGCCGGGTCGTACACCGTCCAGCTCCCCGCCGAGGACTTCGCCCCGCCGTACGAGGGCATCTCCTGGCTCGGCCCGGCCCTCATCACCCCCGCCATCATCGGCGCCTACATGTGGATCTGGACCGGCTTCGCCCTCGTCCTCATCGGCGCGGGACTCTCCGCGATGCCACGGGACGTCCTGGAGGCGGCCCGGATGGACGGCGCGAACGAATGGCAGGTCTTCCGCAAGATCACCGTGCCGCTGCTCGGCCCCGTCCTGGGCGTGGTGTTCGTGACCATGGTGATCAACGTGATGAAGGTCTTCGACCTCGTCTACATCATCGCCCCCGGCCCCGTACAGCAGGACGCCAATGTGCTGGCTCTGCAGATGTGGCTGGTCTCCTTCGGCGGCGGCAACAACCAGGGGCTGGGCAGCGCCCTCGGTGTCCTGCTGCTGCTCCTGGTGGTGCCGGCCATGGCCTTCAACGTCCGACGCTTCCGCAGGAGCCAGTCATGA
- a CDS encoding carbohydrate ABC transporter permease, with the protein MTTIQDAVAVSRRRAKGGPSKRIGRAVIQASLLIIGLIWLTPAAGLFLSSLRTDEANSSSGWWQALTAPGRLSFDNYAALLKDSGITQAFWNTVLISVPTTLAVVVIAALAGYAFAWLEFPARDWIFLLVVAMLVVPVQIGLLPVAKLFGALGLFGSIPGVILFHTAYGLPFAIFLLRNYFAEIPKEMLEAARMDGGGEWRIFCRLVLPLGRPAIASLAIFQFLWVWNDMLVALLFADNGSQPLTVALQSQMRQFGSNIGVLAPGAFLSLIVPLIVFFVFQRHFVQGVMAGSVK; encoded by the coding sequence ATGACCACCATTCAGGATGCCGTCGCCGTGTCCCGGAGGCGGGCGAAGGGCGGGCCGTCGAAACGGATCGGCCGCGCCGTGATCCAGGCGTCGCTGCTGATCATCGGCCTGATCTGGCTCACCCCGGCCGCCGGTCTCTTCCTCTCCTCGCTCCGTACGGACGAGGCCAATTCCAGCAGCGGCTGGTGGCAGGCGCTCACCGCGCCCGGCCGGCTCTCCTTCGACAACTACGCAGCCCTGCTCAAGGATTCCGGCATCACCCAGGCGTTCTGGAACACGGTGCTGATCTCCGTGCCCACCACCCTCGCCGTCGTGGTGATCGCCGCCCTGGCCGGATACGCCTTCGCCTGGCTGGAGTTCCCCGCACGGGACTGGATCTTCCTGCTGGTCGTCGCGATGCTGGTGGTACCGGTCCAGATCGGACTGCTGCCGGTGGCCAAACTGTTCGGCGCGCTGGGCCTGTTCGGCTCCATCCCGGGAGTCATCCTCTTCCACACCGCGTACGGCCTGCCCTTCGCGATCTTCCTCCTCCGCAACTACTTCGCGGAGATCCCCAAGGAGATGCTGGAGGCGGCGCGGATGGACGGCGGCGGGGAATGGCGGATCTTCTGCCGGCTGGTCCTGCCGCTGGGCCGGCCGGCCATCGCCAGCCTGGCCATCTTCCAGTTCCTGTGGGTGTGGAACGACATGCTCGTGGCGCTGCTCTTCGCCGACAACGGGTCACAGCCGCTGACGGTGGCCCTGCAGTCGCAGATGCGGCAGTTCGGCAGCAATATCGGTGTGCTGGCGCCGGGCGCCTTTCTGTCCTTGATCGTGCCGCTGATCGTGTTCTTCGTGTTCCAACGGCACTTTGTCCAGGGCGTGATGGCGGGGTCGGTGAAGTGA
- a CDS encoding histone deacetylase, translated as MNRETVRSVWYAAYGSNMRLERLVYYLAGGRPPGGRRTYPGCRDPRRPARSVPVMLPGLMYFATESPVWTGGRAFYDPDGHRHVPSRAHLLTPGQFSDIAAQEMYREPGQDLDLTEVLTHGRAQLGPGRYETLVCTGELEGYPLLTFTAPWRREDVTANRPAAAYLRHLVAGIVAAHGWSARRAAEYLAGCPGAEGEWTVAEIAALVAERS; from the coding sequence ATGAACCGCGAGACCGTCCGGTCCGTCTGGTACGCCGCATACGGCTCCAACATGCGTCTGGAGCGGCTGGTTTACTACCTCGCCGGAGGCCGTCCGCCCGGCGGCAGGCGTACATATCCCGGATGCCGGGACCCCCGACGGCCCGCCCGTTCGGTGCCGGTCATGCTGCCGGGGCTGATGTATTTCGCGACCGAATCGCCGGTGTGGACGGGCGGCAGGGCGTTCTACGACCCCGACGGGCACAGGCACGTGCCCAGCCGCGCCCATCTCCTGACCCCTGGCCAGTTTTCGGATATCGCGGCACAGGAGATGTACCGGGAGCCCGGACAGGACCTCGATCTGACGGAAGTGCTCACGCACGGGCGGGCACAGCTGGGTCCGGGGCGGTACGAGACGCTGGTGTGCACCGGGGAACTGGAGGGGTACCCGCTGCTGACCTTCACCGCCCCGTGGCGTAGGGAGGACGTCACGGCGAACCGGCCCGCCGCGGCCTATCTCCGGCACCTCGTGGCGGGAATCGTGGCGGCACATGGGTGGAGCGCGCGCCGGGCCGCCGAGTACCTGGCCGGCTGCCCGGGAGCCGAGGGCGAGTGGACGGTGGCGGAGATCGCGGCGTTGGTCGCCGAGAGGTCTTGA
- a CDS encoding HAD-IIA family hydrolase has protein sequence MERIGAVLIDIDGVLTVSWKPLPGAVEAMERLRANGLPLLLVTNTTSRTRASIAGKLAASGFPVGVDDILTAPAATAAYLRRHYPGARCLLLNTGDVSDDLSGITLVDATEAAGDEDAARPDVIVFGGAGDAFTYPALNAAFGHLQRGVPLVAMHRNLYWRTAGGLDLDTGAFLLGLERAARTEAVITGKPAEAFFAAALAHLDATPSGTLMVGDDIESDVLAAQRSGITGVLVKTGKYLPETHEAADGTPDHVLDSFADLPALLERAEGANGGSG, from the coding sequence ATGGAACGAATCGGAGCGGTCCTGATCGATATCGACGGTGTGCTCACGGTGTCCTGGAAGCCCCTGCCCGGCGCTGTGGAGGCCATGGAGAGACTGCGCGCCAACGGGCTCCCCCTGCTGCTGGTCACCAACACCACCTCACGGACCCGCGCCTCGATCGCGGGGAAACTCGCCGCGTCGGGTTTCCCCGTGGGCGTCGACGACATCCTCACCGCGCCCGCCGCCACCGCCGCGTACCTGCGCCGGCACTACCCGGGCGCGCGCTGCCTGCTGCTCAACACCGGTGACGTCAGCGACGACCTGAGCGGCATCACCCTCGTCGACGCGACGGAGGCCGCCGGGGACGAGGACGCCGCCCGACCCGACGTGATCGTTTTCGGCGGCGCGGGCGACGCCTTCACCTACCCGGCACTCAACGCCGCCTTCGGTCATCTGCAGCGCGGCGTCCCGCTGGTCGCCATGCACCGGAACCTGTACTGGCGCACCGCGGGCGGGCTCGACCTCGACACCGGGGCCTTCCTCCTGGGCCTGGAACGCGCTGCACGGACGGAGGCGGTCATCACCGGCAAACCCGCCGAGGCGTTCTTCGCCGCCGCCCTGGCGCACCTTGACGCCACCCCGTCCGGAACACTGATGGTGGGCGACGACATCGAGTCCGACGTACTGGCGGCTCAGCGCAGCGGAATCACCGGCGTTCTGGTCAAGACGGGCAAGTACCTCCCGGAGACGCACGAGGCGGCGGACGGCACTCCGGACCATGTTCTCGATTCGTTCGCCGATCTGCCTGCGCTGCTGGAGCGGGCGGAGGGGGCGAACGGGGGCAGTGGGTAG
- a CDS encoding phosphoribosyltransferase family protein translates to MLFTDRTDAGRRLADALQHLKGEDPVVLGLPRGGVPVAFEVARGLGAPLDVIVVRKLGVPYHRELGFGAIGEGGVRVISDDIVRRGGVSRQDVATVEHSEEAKLARQARRFRGDRPRLPLDGRTAILVDDGVATGASAAAACEVVRAQGAARVVLAVPVAPPDAVNWLRTKADEVVCLSTPVGFSAVGEWYEDFSQTPDEDVVSLLEQARADPPHESGPLTQAEVEIDAGGVPLAGDLTLPENAGAVVMFAHGSGSSRHSPRNRLVARALNRAGLGTLLFDLLTPVEEADRANVFDIETLALRLADATDWLGARVSIPIGYFGASTGAAAALRAAAVPDSRVGAVVSRGGRPDLAGAGLGDVRAPTLLIVGGDDTLVLDLNRQAQAQLRCENDLKVIPGATHLFEEPGALDDVADLARDWFDRHLVPRVG, encoded by the coding sequence GTGCTGTTCACTGATCGCACGGATGCGGGGCGCCGTCTCGCCGACGCGCTCCAGCATCTCAAAGGGGAAGATCCCGTCGTGCTGGGCCTGCCCCGGGGCGGAGTCCCGGTGGCCTTCGAGGTGGCGCGGGGGCTCGGTGCCCCGCTCGATGTGATCGTGGTCCGTAAGCTCGGCGTCCCGTACCACCGTGAGCTGGGGTTCGGCGCCATCGGCGAGGGCGGGGTGCGGGTGATCAGCGACGACATCGTCCGGCGTGGCGGGGTCAGTCGGCAGGACGTCGCCACCGTCGAGCACTCCGAGGAGGCGAAACTCGCCCGGCAGGCACGGAGGTTCCGCGGCGACCGGCCGCGGCTGCCGCTCGACGGCCGAACGGCGATTCTGGTGGACGACGGCGTCGCGACCGGCGCGTCGGCGGCCGCCGCCTGCGAGGTCGTACGGGCGCAGGGCGCGGCCCGGGTCGTCCTGGCCGTGCCGGTGGCGCCGCCGGACGCCGTGAACTGGTTGCGCACCAAGGCCGACGAGGTGGTGTGCCTGTCGACGCCGGTCGGCTTCTCCGCCGTCGGCGAGTGGTACGAGGACTTCTCCCAGACCCCGGACGAGGACGTCGTCTCCCTGCTGGAACAGGCCAGGGCCGATCCGCCCCACGAGTCCGGGCCGCTCACTCAAGCCGAGGTGGAGATCGACGCGGGCGGCGTACCGCTGGCCGGGGATCTGACACTGCCGGAGAACGCCGGGGCGGTCGTGATGTTCGCGCACGGCTCGGGCAGCAGCCGGCACAGCCCACGGAACCGGCTGGTGGCGCGAGCGTTGAACCGGGCGGGTCTGGGCACCCTGCTCTTCGACCTGCTCACGCCGGTGGAGGAAGCCGACCGGGCCAACGTCTTCGACATCGAAACCCTGGCCCTGCGGCTGGCGGACGCCACCGACTGGCTGGGCGCCCGGGTGTCCATCCCGATCGGCTACTTCGGGGCGAGCACCGGAGCCGCCGCGGCGCTGCGGGCCGCCGCTGTTCCCGACTCGCGGGTGGGCGCGGTGGTCTCCCGCGGCGGGCGGCCGGATCTGGCCGGTGCGGGGCTCGGCGACGTACGGGCGCCGACGCTGCTGATCGTGGGCGGCGACGACACCCTGGTGCTCGATCTCAACCGGCAGGCGCAGGCGCAGCTGCGCTGCGAGAACGACCTGAAGGTCATTCCCGGGGCCACGCACCTCTTCGAGGAGCCCGGGGCGCTGGACGACGTCGCCGATCTCGCCCGGGACTGGTTCGACCGGCACCTGGTGCCACGGGTCGGGTAA